Proteins encoded in a region of the Geobacillus genomosp. 3 genome:
- a CDS encoding methyl-accepting chemotaxis protein yields MIFARRAERKIKRELDQPRREETQGGPQQIARQIVVAVDQLKAAMEQMKMAALSLNDISDSSRNSAAELMDHSEKTVEYTEKVANKMRTIEEAAREIAASSRDMYASSQQFSEHWLHSWNSLETLQKEIRTLRSHHETLLEQMDHLVHHSRRINEIISAIGEISQKTKILSLNANIEAARAGEHGRGFAVVAREIGMLANQTSEAVQQTQDILSLIQREIAATTDIVREETKQIDVEEKEMEAIMSFLHLLQRQLNDMTDLVSSSVRSASGQSDSVKEIAGLLEEIVQLSRENQRFVERVTADMNEQHESVGQILRINEALQKTAEELQQTVGRDWMRETISVDDAVVKNTIQKLSALLQSAPLEQMDEAMHQRVLDRFLSENGEIEAVWSNRLDGAFVYSNPPAGLVNAKVRSWFQEACRGTVYVSDPYVSALTKHLCVTVSAPIRDHNGQIVGVIGVDLSLVK; encoded by the coding sequence TTGATTTTTGCGAGACGTGCGGAACGAAAAATAAAGCGCGAACTGGATCAGCCTCGACGTGAGGAAACGCAGGGAGGACCGCAACAAATTGCAAGGCAAATTGTTGTGGCGGTTGATCAGCTCAAAGCAGCGATGGAACAGATGAAGATGGCGGCACTTTCGCTGAATGACATTTCCGATTCAAGCCGGAATAGTGCGGCAGAGCTGATGGACCATAGCGAGAAAACGGTGGAGTATACGGAAAAAGTGGCGAACAAAATGCGAACAATCGAGGAGGCGGCTAGGGAAATCGCTGCATCTTCGCGTGATATGTATGCGAGCAGCCAGCAGTTTTCCGAACATTGGCTGCATTCATGGAATTCATTGGAGACGTTGCAAAAAGAAATTCGAACACTGCGCTCCCACCATGAAACGCTATTGGAACAAATGGACCATCTCGTTCATCATTCGCGACGCATCAATGAAATTATATCAGCGATCGGCGAGATTTCGCAGAAAACGAAAATTTTGTCGCTCAATGCCAATATTGAGGCGGCTCGTGCGGGAGAACATGGGCGTGGGTTTGCGGTCGTCGCGCGGGAAATCGGCATGTTGGCGAATCAAACGTCGGAAGCTGTCCAGCAAACACAGGATATTTTGTCCCTTATTCAACGCGAAATCGCAGCGACAACCGATATCGTTCGCGAAGAAACAAAGCAAATCGATGTCGAAGAGAAAGAAATGGAAGCGATTATGTCGTTCCTTCATTTGCTGCAGCGACAGCTGAATGATATGACGGACCTCGTCTCCTCTTCTGTCCGGTCAGCGTCTGGGCAGTCGGACAGCGTGAAAGAAATCGCCGGCCTGCTTGAAGAAATCGTGCAATTGAGCCGGGAAAATCAACGGTTTGTCGAGCGCGTGACAGCGGATATGAACGAACAGCATGAGAGTGTCGGACAGATTTTGCGTATTAACGAAGCGTTGCAAAAGACAGCGGAGGAGCTGCAGCAAACGGTCGGACGTGATTGGATGAGAGAAACGATTTCTGTCGATGATGCGGTCGTGAAAAACACGATTCAGAAACTATCGGCTTTGCTTCAGTCAGCTCCGTTGGAACAAATGGATGAGGCCATGCATCAACGCGTGCTGGATCGATTTTTATCTGAGAATGGAGAGATTGAGGCTGTCTGGTCGAATCGTCTTGATGGGGCGTTTGTCTATTCGAATCCGCCGGCGGGCTTGGTCAACGCCAAAGTCCGGTCGTGGTTTCAGGAAGCTTGTAGAGGAACAGTGTATGTTTCCGATCCGTATGTATCGGCATTGACGAAACATCTTTGCGTCACGGTGTCCGCTCCCATTAGGGATCATAACGGTCAAATTGTCGGGGTCATTGGAGTGGATTTGTCGCTTGTGAAATGA
- a CDS encoding GntP family permease yields the protein MEIAIVVAAIIVLLLLITMAKMHPFVALILVSVGVGLAMGMPLIAPSPETPGIIDSIKAGLGNTLGFLAIVLALGTMLGKMMAESGGAERIAKTLIDRFGQKRVHWAMMVVAFLVGIPVFFQVGFVLLIPLVFTIAMETGISLVTIGIPLVAGLSVVHGLVPPHPAAMAAVGIFKADVGKTILYSIIVGLPTAIIAGPLYGKWIGSRLHKTVPAEIAEQLVQHKEARELPGFGNTLFTILLPVILMLIASVANVTLDQKSEAAKVLRFIGDPIVALLIATVYSFFSLGYARGFNRDAVLKFANDCLGPVANILLVIGAGGAFNKVLLDSGIGEQIAEVAKHSHFSPLLLGWGIAALIRVATGSATVSMMTAAGIVAPIAATMPGTNMELLVLATGAGSLILSHVNDSGFWMIKEYFGMTVKETLMTWTVMETIISVVAFVFILLLNMVL from the coding sequence ATGGAAATCGCCATTGTTGTTGCTGCTATTATCGTGTTATTATTGCTCATTACTATGGCGAAAATGCATCCGTTTGTCGCACTCATTTTAGTGTCCGTCGGCGTCGGACTGGCGATGGGCATGCCGCTTATCGCGCCGTCTCCGGAAACGCCGGGCATCATTGACTCGATCAAGGCGGGGCTTGGCAACACGCTCGGCTTTTTGGCGATCGTCTTGGCGCTCGGGACGATGCTCGGCAAAATGATGGCCGAATCAGGCGGCGCCGAGCGCATTGCGAAAACGTTGATCGACCGCTTTGGCCAAAAACGCGTCCATTGGGCGATGATGGTCGTCGCCTTTTTAGTCGGCATTCCGGTCTTTTTCCAAGTCGGGTTTGTCTTGCTTATTCCGCTCGTCTTTACGATCGCGATGGAAACGGGCATTTCACTTGTGACGATCGGCATTCCGCTTGTCGCTGGTTTGTCTGTCGTGCATGGGCTTGTCCCGCCGCACCCAGCCGCGATGGCGGCAGTCGGCATTTTTAAGGCGGATGTCGGAAAAACGATTCTTTACTCGATCATCGTCGGCTTGCCGACCGCCATTATTGCCGGTCCGCTGTATGGCAAATGGATCGGTTCGCGCCTGCACAAAACAGTGCCGGCGGAGATTGCCGAACAGCTTGTGCAGCATAAAGAAGCGCGGGAACTCCCGGGGTTTGGAAATACGTTGTTTACGATTTTGCTTCCGGTCATTTTGATGTTGATTGCCTCTGTCGCGAACGTAACGCTTGATCAAAAGTCCGAAGCAGCGAAAGTGTTGCGCTTTATCGGCGACCCGATTGTTGCGCTCTTGATCGCGACGGTTTATTCGTTCTTCAGCTTAGGCTACGCCCGCGGCTTCAACCGCGATGCTGTCTTGAAATTTGCCAACGACTGCCTCGGCCCGGTCGCGAACATCCTGCTTGTCATCGGGGCGGGCGGCGCATTCAACAAAGTGCTGCTTGATTCCGGCATCGGCGAACAAATCGCGGAAGTGGCGAAACACTCGCACTTCTCTCCGCTCCTGTTAGGCTGGGGCATTGCGGCGCTCATTCGCGTAGCGACGGGATCGGCGACCGTCTCGATGATGACCGCTGCCGGCATCGTTGCCCCCATCGCGGCTACCATGCCGGGAACGAATATGGAACTGCTTGTCTTGGCGACCGGCGCGGGTTCGTTGATCTTGTCGCACGTCAATGACTCCGGCTTCTGGATGATCAAAGAATATTTCGGCATGACGGTGAAAGAAACGCTCATGACATGGACAGTCATGGAAACGATTATTTCGGTGGTGGCGTTTGTCTTCATTTTGTTATTGAATATGGTTCTCTAG
- the gntK gene encoding gluconokinase: MAIHEDVVIGIDIGTTSTKAVVFDGRGKVLASHAVDYPIIQPHPGFAEQDPDELFAAVVQAVGAVTVRHGIRPEQVKAMGLSAAMHSIMALDESGRPLTRLLIWADNRSVAQTERLWKEQNGLAIYRRTGTPIHPMSPLSKLLWLKEEQPDVFQQARRFVSVKDYVLHRLYGDYVADHSMASATGLFRLDTLDWDEEALALVGIRRDQLPRLVPATHIMTGMKREWAEKMGVAPDVPVVVGASDGVLANVGVGAVLPGEAAITIGTSGAVRTIAAKPTTDEKGRTFCYALTPGYWVVGGPTNNGGILLRWLRDEFGAHEREVAKKLGMDPYDLLTKYAERVPPGAEGLVFLPFLSGERAPYWNANARGTFFGLGLHHKREHFIRAVMEGVCFSILSVALAIRDVTGPMSEIRVSGGFAKSPFWRQMLSDMLGKPLIVPQTHEASALGAAAVALYALGELPSLETVKTWIDTTARHEPKEEHTLIYAELFDLYARLYERLKEEFDIIAAFQRRSGEREED, from the coding sequence ATGGCGATTCATGAGGACGTCGTCATTGGAATTGATATTGGAACGACAAGCACAAAAGCGGTTGTGTTTGACGGGCGGGGGAAGGTGCTGGCTTCTCACGCCGTCGACTATCCGATCATCCAGCCGCATCCGGGGTTTGCCGAGCAGGATCCCGATGAACTGTTCGCGGCGGTCGTTCAAGCCGTCGGGGCGGTGACGGTCCGCCACGGCATCCGCCCAGAACAGGTGAAAGCGATGGGTTTGAGTGCGGCGATGCACTCGATTATGGCGCTTGACGAGTCGGGCCGGCCGCTCACCCGCCTCCTCATCTGGGCGGACAACCGAAGCGTGGCTCAAACGGAGCGGCTGTGGAAAGAGCAAAACGGGCTTGCCATTTACCGGCGGACCGGGACGCCGATCCATCCGATGTCGCCGCTATCGAAATTGCTTTGGCTCAAGGAAGAGCAGCCGGACGTATTTCAGCAAGCACGGCGGTTTGTGTCGGTGAAAGATTACGTGTTGCACCGTCTGTATGGCGACTATGTCGCTGACCATTCCATGGCATCGGCGACGGGTTTATTCCGATTGGACACGCTCGATTGGGACGAGGAGGCGCTCGCCCTTGTCGGCATCCGCCGCGACCAGCTGCCGCGGCTCGTTCCCGCCACGCATATCATGACTGGCATGAAAAGAGAATGGGCGGAAAAAATGGGAGTCGCTCCGGATGTGCCTGTTGTCGTCGGAGCAAGCGACGGCGTGCTCGCCAACGTCGGCGTCGGGGCGGTGCTCCCAGGTGAAGCGGCCATCACGATCGGAACGAGCGGGGCGGTGCGGACGATTGCGGCAAAACCGACGACCGATGAAAAAGGGCGGACGTTTTGTTATGCGTTGACGCCCGGCTATTGGGTCGTCGGCGGACCGACGAACAACGGCGGCATTTTGCTTCGCTGGCTGCGCGACGAGTTCGGCGCCCACGAGCGGGAAGTGGCGAAAAAGCTCGGCATGGATCCGTATGACTTGTTGACGAAATACGCGGAACGCGTCCCGCCGGGGGCGGAAGGGCTTGTGTTTTTGCCGTTTTTGTCGGGCGAGCGGGCGCCGTACTGGAATGCGAACGCGCGTGGGACGTTTTTTGGCCTTGGCCTTCATCATAAGCGCGAGCATTTCATCCGCGCTGTCATGGAAGGCGTCTGCTTCAGCATTCTCTCGGTCGCTTTAGCCATTCGCGATGTCACGGGGCCGATGTCGGAAATCCGCGTCTCGGGCGGATTCGCCAAGTCGCCGTTTTGGCGGCAAATGCTTTCTGATATGCTCGGCAAACCGCTCATCGTGCCGCAGACGCACGAGGCGTCGGCGCTAGGGGCGGCTGCCGTGGCGCTTTACGCGTTAGGCGAGCTGCCGTCGCTGGAAACGGTGAAAACGTGGATCGACACAACGGCCCGCCATGAGCCGAAGGAAGAACATACGCTCATTTACGCTGAACTGTTTGATTTGTATGCCCGCTTGTATGAGCGATTGAAAGAGGAATTTGACATCATCGCTGCGTTTCAGCGGCGGAGTGGGGAAAGGGAGGAAGACTAA
- a CDS encoding LacI family DNA-binding transcriptional regulator encodes MKKVTMADVAKLANVSKSTVSQYLNKRYEYMSEETRKRIAEAIEELGYQPNVIARSLKQKTTATIGVIVFNMLHMLTTQVLHAIEEECQKRGFQVIVSNSGDDPEKEKRYVDMLLAKQVDGLIIFPTGKNEEVYRRLTAERFPLVFVDRMVPGVEADSILLDNQKAAEMAVDYLASQGYDRIAIVTPPLVAHNVPRMERLEGFRAAMRKRGLDVEDGNIIAADPDALPEVLKQRFAEPKRPNALFAINDLTLMGVLRFVKDAGVRVPDEVAIINIDDVPFADIYTPALTTIAQPTFAMGKKAAERVFEQMKAKKADGPRVFRFSPTLMERTSIKREKK; translated from the coding sequence TTGAAAAAAGTAACGATGGCCGATGTCGCGAAATTGGCCAACGTTTCGAAAAGCACGGTCTCGCAATATTTGAATAAACGCTATGAATATATGAGTGAGGAAACGAGAAAGCGCATCGCCGAGGCGATTGAAGAGCTTGGCTATCAGCCGAATGTGATCGCCCGCAGTTTGAAACAAAAGACGACGGCGACCATTGGCGTAATTGTTTTTAATATGCTTCATATGTTGACGACGCAAGTGCTGCACGCCATTGAGGAAGAGTGCCAAAAACGCGGGTTTCAAGTCATTGTCTCCAACTCCGGCGATGATCCGGAAAAGGAGAAAAGGTATGTTGACATGCTTCTGGCCAAGCAAGTCGATGGGCTCATTATCTTTCCGACAGGTAAAAATGAAGAGGTGTACCGCCGTTTAACGGCTGAACGTTTTCCGCTTGTGTTTGTGGACCGGATGGTGCCAGGGGTGGAGGCGGACAGCATCTTGCTTGACAACCAAAAGGCGGCCGAGATGGCGGTGGATTATTTGGCTTCCCAAGGATATGACCGCATCGCCATCGTCACCCCGCCGCTTGTCGCCCACAACGTGCCGCGGATGGAGCGGTTGGAAGGGTTTCGGGCGGCTATGCGCAAAAGAGGACTGGACGTTGAAGATGGGAACATCATCGCCGCTGATCCGGACGCGCTGCCGGAAGTGTTGAAACAACGGTTTGCCGAACCGAAGCGGCCTAATGCCTTGTTTGCGATCAACGACTTGACGCTGATGGGGGTTTTGCGGTTTGTGAAAGACGCAGGGGTTCGTGTGCCGGATGAGGTGGCGATCATCAACATCGATGATGTGCCGTTTGCCGATATTTACACGCCGGCGTTGACAACGATCGCCCAGCCGACGTTTGCGATGGGGAAAAAAGCGGCGGAGCGCGTGTTTGAACAAATGAAAGCGAAAAAAGCCGACGGTCCGCGCGTATTTCGTTTCTCCCCGACATTGATGGAACGGACATCGATCAAACGGGAGAAGAAGTGA
- a CDS encoding AEC family transporter: protein MAVFSGILLQVMVPMLLIVGLGAWLHRLFRFDMSTLSKLNMYVLLPAVAFINVYDSELNGKVLAAIVGFLLLQNGGLMVLSMVTAKLLKLERSLSAVFQNTIVLNNSGNFGIPVSQLVFHQQPLGAAIQIIVTIFQNFLTNTYGVYQFVSGNGKKGKWAAEIWKNPVLHALLLGVICRWLHLPIPSFLWTPLQRVADAFLAIALFTLGAQIAYARFTALPLLVYASVLGRLVLSPLLAASLIFLLGIDGVTAQALLIASSYPCSRNTALYALEYDCHPDYAAQAVLVSTLLSAITVTGVVYAARLLFPIGG, encoded by the coding sequence TTGGCTGTTTTTAGTGGCATTTTGCTTCAGGTGATGGTTCCGATGTTGTTGATTGTCGGCTTGGGCGCATGGCTCCACCGCTTATTTCGTTTTGATATGAGTACGTTGTCCAAGCTGAACATGTATGTTCTGTTGCCGGCCGTCGCCTTTATCAATGTGTATGACAGCGAGTTGAATGGAAAGGTGTTGGCAGCCATCGTAGGGTTTCTTCTGTTGCAAAACGGCGGGCTGATGGTGTTGAGTATGGTGACGGCAAAACTATTGAAGCTGGAACGAAGTTTGTCGGCGGTGTTTCAAAATACGATTGTGCTGAACAATTCCGGCAACTTCGGCATCCCCGTCAGCCAGCTCGTGTTTCACCAGCAGCCGCTCGGGGCGGCGATTCAAATCATCGTCACCATCTTTCAAAATTTCTTGACCAATACATATGGAGTGTATCAGTTTGTGTCAGGAAACGGAAAAAAGGGGAAATGGGCCGCTGAAATATGGAAAAATCCAGTTCTTCACGCCTTGTTGCTCGGTGTGATCTGCCGATGGCTTCATCTCCCTATTCCGTCATTTTTGTGGACACCGCTTCAGCGGGTTGCCGACGCGTTTTTAGCCATTGCTCTTTTTACCCTAGGCGCGCAAATTGCCTATGCCCGGTTTACTGCCTTGCCGCTGCTTGTGTATGCAAGTGTGTTGGGGCGTCTCGTTTTGTCGCCGCTGTTGGCTGCGTCTTTGATCTTTCTATTAGGAATTGATGGCGTGACGGCTCAAGCGTTGCTCATTGCCAGTTCCTATCCGTGCTCGCGCAATACGGCGCTGTATGCACTCGAGTATGACTGCCACCCAGATTACGCTGCCCAGGCGGTGTTGGTGTCGACCTTGTTGAGTGCCATTACCGTGACCGGCGTTGTGTATGCGGCCCGATTGTTGTTTCCGATTGGTGGATGA
- a CDS encoding response regulator — translation MLSIRVLIIEDDRRIAEINRRFVEKVEGYEVAGIATNAEEAKELTEVLRPDVLLLDVYFPDMNGLSFLRWVREHFSDIDIIMITAAREVDVLKQALHGGVFDYIIKPILFDRFVETLNRYKEYYDKMQRWGKEKEWIGQEDVDELIGREFTAREQTALPKGIQPLTLEKVLTVVRQCPEGITAEEVGRQIGTSRTTARRYLEYLVSVGQVTADIVYGSVGRPERVYQKKS, via the coding sequence GTGTTGTCGATTCGTGTACTGATTATTGAAGATGACCGCCGCATTGCGGAAATCAATCGGCGCTTTGTGGAAAAAGTAGAAGGATATGAAGTAGCGGGGATTGCCACGAACGCTGAGGAGGCCAAAGAATTGACGGAGGTGCTGCGGCCGGACGTGTTATTGCTTGACGTCTATTTTCCGGATATGAACGGCCTTTCGTTTTTGAGATGGGTTCGTGAGCATTTTTCCGATATTGATATCATTATGATTACGGCGGCCCGGGAAGTAGATGTACTGAAACAGGCGCTGCATGGCGGGGTATTTGACTACATCATCAAGCCGATTTTGTTTGACCGTTTTGTAGAAACGTTAAACCGATACAAGGAGTATTATGACAAAATGCAGCGGTGGGGAAAAGAGAAAGAGTGGATCGGCCAAGAGGACGTTGATGAACTAATCGGAAGAGAATTCACTGCCAGAGAACAGACGGCGTTGCCTAAAGGCATTCAGCCATTGACCTTAGAAAAAGTGTTAACGGTTGTGAGACAGTGCCCAGAAGGCATCACCGCCGAGGAAGTGGGGCGGCAAATCGGAACCAGCCGGACGACGGCCCGCCGTTACTTGGAGTATCTCGTCTCCGTCGGCCAGGTGACGGCCGATATTGTTTATGGGTCGGTCGGCCGCCCAGAACGTGTCTATCAAAAAAAATCATAG
- a CDS encoding ATP-binding protein, translated as MKLQTRLMVIICSLLLLVIVVLTFLFQHMFAETLKQQIGMRALNVAETVASTPLVREAFRDPNPSKRLQPFAEHIRQKTGAEYVVIGNRQGIRYAHPLPERIGKPMVGGDNGEVIKGKAIISEAVGSLGPAIRGKAPILDENGQVIGIVSVGFLLEDIQRTVWSYSLKIFLFSVLALFLGAAGAVAIARVVKKSIHGLEPEEIGRLYQEKQAILTAIREGIVAINQEGTITMVNQTALKLLGYENERGVLGMPILPLIPHSRLPEVIRTGQAEFDDEMLLGEETVIANRIPIKDKQGRVIGAVSTFRNKSELYRLTKELSQLRSYADALRAQTHEFSNKLYLISGLIQLESYEEALELITKETDLQQNIVRFVMKEIPDPIIGGLLIGKFNRASELKMVFEIDRESSFRDVPPWMDRDHLVTIIGNVVDNAMEAALHNGKEEKRVAIFLTDLGDDLIIEVEDNGLGIDPDVAERIYERGFSTKAAGGRGYGLDLVNRALAMLGGQMTYQSEQGAGTVFTVMIPKRPVHVGRQCRQG; from the coding sequence ATGAAGCTTCAGACGCGGTTGATGGTCATTATTTGTTCATTGCTGCTGCTTGTGATCGTGGTTTTAACGTTTCTGTTTCAACATATGTTCGCTGAGACGCTCAAACAACAAATCGGCATGCGGGCGCTGAATGTGGCGGAAACCGTTGCATCCACTCCGCTCGTGCGCGAAGCGTTCCGTGACCCGAATCCGTCAAAGCGGCTGCAGCCGTTTGCGGAGCACATTCGTCAAAAGACAGGGGCGGAATACGTCGTCATTGGCAACCGCCAAGGAATCCGCTATGCCCACCCGCTTCCTGAGCGGATCGGCAAACCGATGGTGGGGGGCGACAACGGCGAGGTGATAAAAGGCAAGGCGATCATTTCGGAAGCGGTTGGTTCGCTTGGCCCGGCGATCCGTGGAAAAGCGCCGATTTTGGATGAAAACGGCCAGGTGATCGGCATTGTTTCCGTTGGCTTTTTGCTGGAGGATATTCAGCGCACGGTATGGTCGTATAGCCTGAAGATTTTTCTCTTCTCCGTTCTTGCCCTTTTCCTCGGGGCGGCGGGCGCCGTGGCGATCGCCAGGGTGGTGAAAAAATCGATTCATGGCCTTGAACCGGAAGAAATCGGCCGGCTGTATCAAGAAAAACAGGCGATTTTAACAGCGATCCGCGAAGGAATTGTGGCCATCAATCAAGAAGGAACGATTACGATGGTCAATCAAACCGCGCTGAAGCTGCTTGGGTATGAGAATGAACGCGGTGTATTGGGGATGCCTATCTTACCGCTTATTCCCCACTCGAGGTTGCCTGAAGTCATTCGGACGGGGCAGGCGGAATTTGACGATGAAATGCTGTTAGGTGAAGAAACCGTCATTGCGAATCGCATTCCGATCAAAGACAAGCAAGGGCGTGTGATCGGAGCGGTATCGACGTTTCGAAACAAATCGGAATTGTATCGCCTGACCAAAGAGTTATCGCAGCTTCGCAGTTATGCCGATGCCTTGCGCGCGCAAACGCACGAATTTTCCAATAAGCTGTATTTGATCTCCGGCCTTATTCAACTAGAATCGTACGAGGAAGCGCTTGAACTGATTACAAAAGAAACCGACTTGCAACAAAACATCGTCCGGTTTGTGATGAAGGAAATTCCCGATCCGATCATTGGCGGGCTGCTGATCGGCAAGTTCAACCGCGCAAGCGAGCTAAAAATGGTGTTTGAAATTGACCGGGAAAGCAGCTTCCGCGATGTGCCGCCATGGATGGACCGCGACCATCTGGTGACCATTATTGGAAATGTAGTAGATAACGCCATGGAAGCAGCCCTTCATAACGGAAAGGAAGAGAAACGGGTGGCCATTTTTTTGACGGACCTTGGCGACGACTTAATTATTGAGGTGGAAGATAACGGATTAGGCATTGACCCGGATGTGGCGGAACGGATCTACGAGCGCGGCTTTTCAACGAAGGCGGCCGGGGGACGGGGATATGGGCTTGATCTAGTAAACCGGGCGCTGGCGATGCTCGGGGGGCAAATGACGTATCAATCCGAACAAGGAGCAGGCACAGTATTTACCGTCATGATTCCAAAGCGGCCGGTCCATGTCGGCCGGCAGTGCCGCCAAGGCTAG
- a CDS encoding tripartite tricarboxylate transporter permease gives MDTLSFLLEGFQTALQPHNLFFAFLGVLIGTAVGVLPGIGPMSGVALLIPVTASMTSGLSPEQAAASSIILLAGVYYGAMYGGSTTSILLNTPGESSSVVTTLDGYQMARQGRAGAALAIAAIGSFVAGIVALIGLVLLAEPLSNVALKFGPAEYFSLMLLGLAAVSGLAGKSMTKAWMMTVFGLLLSTIGLDNVSGVARFTYNISYLYGGLEFLTVAVGLFALGEVFKAILHRETNEGEIAKIGRILPTKADLKESAGPIARGSLLGFFIGVLPGAGATLASFFSYILEKKVSKHPEKFGQGTIAGVAAPESANNGASGGAMIPLLTLGIPGSGTTAILMGALIMYNVQPGPLLFDEHPDVAWGLIASMFIGNVMLLILNMPLVKIFAKIIQTPTKYLLPLIMAISVFGVYAVQVTTFDVFLLLAFGLFGYWLAEHDYPLAPLVLGLVLGPMIENNMRRALTASNGDYLVFFEKPISLVLLVIAFLWIAVPFIMKLRGKTVIINEDM, from the coding sequence ATGGACACACTATCGTTTTTGCTTGAGGGGTTTCAAACGGCGCTACAGCCGCACAACTTGTTTTTCGCGTTTTTAGGTGTTTTGATCGGCACGGCGGTCGGCGTGCTTCCCGGAATCGGGCCGATGAGCGGGGTGGCGCTGCTCATTCCGGTGACGGCGTCGATGACATCAGGCTTGAGTCCCGAGCAGGCGGCCGCCAGTTCGATCATTTTGTTGGCAGGCGTGTATTACGGGGCGATGTATGGCGGATCGACGACATCGATCTTGCTCAATACGCCCGGGGAATCGTCGTCCGTTGTGACGACGCTGGACGGTTACCAAATGGCGCGGCAAGGCCGGGCTGGGGCGGCGCTTGCCATTGCGGCGATCGGTTCGTTTGTGGCGGGGATTGTGGCTTTGATTGGGCTTGTGCTGCTGGCCGAACCACTTTCCAATGTGGCGCTCAAGTTTGGCCCGGCGGAATACTTTTCGCTGATGCTGCTTGGGCTCGCCGCGGTAAGCGGCCTTGCGGGCAAGTCAATGACAAAAGCGTGGATGATGACGGTGTTCGGCTTGTTGCTTTCTACGATTGGATTGGACAACGTCTCCGGTGTGGCCCGCTTTACGTACAATATCTCGTACTTGTATGGAGGGCTTGAGTTTTTAACAGTGGCGGTCGGATTGTTTGCACTGGGCGAAGTGTTCAAGGCTATTCTCCATCGGGAAACGAACGAAGGGGAAATTGCCAAAATCGGGCGCATCTTGCCGACGAAAGCGGATTTGAAAGAAAGCGCCGGCCCGATTGCCCGCGGGTCGCTGCTCGGATTTTTCATCGGCGTGCTGCCAGGAGCCGGGGCGACGTTGGCATCGTTTTTCTCCTATATTCTCGAAAAGAAAGTGAGCAAACATCCGGAAAAGTTCGGGCAAGGGACGATCGCCGGCGTGGCGGCGCCGGAGTCGGCGAACAACGGCGCTTCCGGCGGGGCGATGATCCCGCTTTTAACGCTGGGTATTCCGGGATCGGGAACGACGGCCATTTTGATGGGTGCACTCATTATGTACAACGTCCAGCCGGGTCCGTTGTTGTTCGATGAACATCCAGACGTGGCGTGGGGATTAATCGCCAGCATGTTTATCGGGAATGTGATGCTGCTAATTCTCAACATGCCGCTTGTGAAAATATTTGCGAAAATCATCCAAACGCCGACGAAGTATTTGTTGCCGCTCATTATGGCCATTTCCGTGTTCGGGGTGTATGCGGTGCAAGTGACGACGTTTGATGTGTTCCTGCTGTTGGCGTTCGGGTTGTTCGGCTATTGGCTTGCGGAACACGACTATCCGCTTGCGCCGCTTGTGCTGGGGCTTGTGCTGGGGCCGATGATCGAAAACAATATGCGTCGGGCGTTGACGGCATCAAACGGGGACTATCTCGTTTTCTTTGAAAAACCGATTTCGCTCGTCTTGTTGGTCATCGCCTTTTTATGGATTGCCGTGCCATTTATTATGAAATTAAGAGGAAAAACCGTCATCATCAATGAAGATATGTAA
- a CDS encoding tripartite tricarboxylate transporter TctB family protein — protein sequence MNKTADRIAAVAFLAVGALFMVESLRISKSAYGSAVGPNVFPFLLGLVLVLLSIKLLFETRSYPDAAGGKLQRQYKKFLIILAAAIVYAALLETVGYVIMTFLFLVVGFQTMEKGSLWKSIAIAAGFSLGVYGLYVKLLQGTLPSWPIWFQ from the coding sequence ATGAACAAAACAGCCGACCGGATCGCGGCGGTGGCGTTTTTGGCCGTTGGCGCCTTGTTTATGGTTGAAAGTTTGCGCATATCGAAAAGTGCCTATGGCAGTGCTGTCGGGCCGAACGTATTCCCATTTTTGCTTGGACTTGTGTTGGTTTTACTAAGCATCAAACTGCTGTTTGAGACAAGAAGCTATCCGGATGCGGCAGGTGGGAAGCTGCAACGGCAGTACAAAAAGTTCCTCATCATTTTGGCTGCCGCCATTGTATACGCGGCATTACTAGAAACCGTTGGTTATGTCATCATGACATTTCTCTTTCTTGTGGTTGGATTTCAAACGATGGAAAAAGGATCGCTATGGAAGTCGATCGCGATTGCGGCCGGCTTTTCGCTCGGCGTATACGGCCTTTATGTGAAGCTGCTGCAAGGAACGTTGCCAAGCTGGCCGATTTGGTTCCAATGA